A stretch of the Odontesthes bonariensis isolate fOdoBon6 chromosome 5, fOdoBon6.hap1, whole genome shotgun sequence genome encodes the following:
- the med18 gene encoding mediator of RNA polymerase II transcription subunit 18, which translates to MEAPPVTVMPITGGTINMMEYLLQGSVLDQGLESLLHRLRGLCDSLEPETFTDHELVYFLKGQQGSPFILRARRSLSHPNAPWHVRYLGQPEVGDKSRHALVRNCVDVSASHSLPEFLNEMGFRMDHEFVTSGHLFRKGAMKIVVGTVSRILVPGNTENTERISLSSLVELSILAPAGQDNVSEDMRSFAEQLRPLIHLEKVDPTKQRH; encoded by the exons ATGGAGGCTCCACCTGTCACAGTGATGCCTATCACTGGTGGTACAATCAATATGATGGAATATCTGTTACAAG GCAGTGTGTTAGACCAAGGCCTGGAAAGCCTCTTGCATCGCCTTCGCGGTCTATGTGACAGCTTGGAGCCTGAAACCTTCACAGACCACGAGCTGGTTTACTTTCTGAAAGGACAGCAAGGAAGCCCTTTCATTTTGCGTGCTCGGCGCTCCCTCTCTCATCCTAATGCTCCGTGGCACGTACGCTATCTAGGCCAACCTGAAGTGGGAGACAAGAGCCGCCATGCCTTGGTACGCAACTGTGTTGATGTGTCTGCCTCTCACAGCCTTCCAGAATTCCTCAATGAGATGGGCTTCCGCATGGACCATGAATTCGTGACCAGTGGCCACCTATTTCGCAAAGGTGCTATGAAAATAGTGGTTGGCACGGTGTCACGCATCCTGGTACCAGGTAACACTGAAAATACAGAGCGAATTTCACTTTCATCCTTGGTGGAACTGAGCATTTTGGCCCCTGCCGGCCAGGACAATGTATCAGAGGACATGCGCAGCTTTGCTGAGCAACTCAGGCCTCTGATCCACCTGGAGAAGGTCGACCCAACcaaacagagacattaa
- the LOC142380818 gene encoding uncharacterized protein LOC142380818 isoform X1: MIFSAKTQKGCILIFLQIFWSAYIFSGNAATHHLRFWLGCRAVIPCRCYSTDSDCLTWFYKKDELSAKIKLFFQDMKGVQYHGASQCRACISQNRSLVIKRFAEDNQGTYWCENCNQVCRSEHLVIREILNETRTTFLIAAGSSFKQTCPGGFPNVKWTFQASNTTAPRSSSPRPVMITSDKSIQIANIKSEDAGKYTCWASYCGDPSQKLLTINLSVTTENTSSLVINTTTASVRVEPSRSLTSNASQMLDGHATVTRGYISPTEFYKTAESKNLMPAIYGIAVPLACLILMALFILCLRSRMRAAFCFNPSCCDFNDKVEEESQVVYSSIVIRTPAKTRDSYMTRDSDCVYSEIKV; the protein is encoded by the exons ATGATTTTCTCAGCCAAGACTCAGAAGGGCTGTATTTTGATTTTTCTTCAAATCTTTTGGAGTGCATACATTTTCTCAGGAAACG CCGCCACGCATCACCTTCGTTTCTGGCTGGGATGTCGAGCTGTGATACCTTGTCGTTGTTACAGCACTGACTCAGACTGTCTTACATGGTTTTACAAGAAGGATGAACTCAGTGCCAAAATCAAGCTATTCTTTCAAGATATGAAAGGAGTACAATACCACGGTGCCTCTCAATGCAGAGCATGTATCTCACAGAATCGCTCCTTGGTCATCAAACGTTTTGCTGAGGACAATCAGGGCACCTACTGGTGTGAAAATTGTAACCAAGTCTGCAGGAGTGAACATCTGGTCATCAGAG aaatTCTGAATGAAACTCGTACGACATTTTTGATCGCCGCAGGCAGCAGTTTCAAACAAACATGTCCTGGCGGATTTCCGAATGTAAAATGGACTTTCCAAGCAAGTAATACAACTGCTCCCAGGAGCTCATCACCAAGACCAGTTATGATAACTTCAGACAAGTCTATACAAATTGCAAATATCAAAAGTGAAGATGCTGGAAAATATACCTGCTGGGCAAGCTACTGTGGTGATCCAAGTCAGAAATTGCTTACTATCAATTTAAGCGTAACAACAG AAAACACTTCAAGTCTGGTGATCAACACAACAACTGCATCTGTACGTGTAGAGCCATCCAGGTCCTTAACTAGTAATGCAAGTCAAATGTTGGATGGACACGCTACAGTTACCAGAGGCTACATATCACCAACTGAGTTTTACAAAACAGCAG AGTCTAAGAACCTGATGCCAGCTATCTATGGAATAGCAGTTCCCCTTGCATGTCTCATTTTAATGGCTCTTTTTATTTTATGCTTGAGATCAAGAATGCGGGCAG CCTTTTGTTTTAACCCCTCTTGCTGTGACTTCAATGACAAA GTGGAAGAGGAGTCGCAAGTGGTTTATTCATCAATTGTCATCAGGACACCTGCTAAAACAAGAGACAGTTATATGACACGTGATAGTGATTGTGTTTACAGTGAAATAAAAGTATAG
- the LOC142380818 gene encoding uncharacterized protein LOC142380818 isoform X2, which produces MIFSAKTQKGCILIFLQIFWSAYIFSGNAATHHLRFWLGCRAVIPCRCYSTDSDCLTWFYKKDELSAKIKLFFQDMKGVQYHGASQCRACISQNRSLVIKRFAEDNQGTYWCENCNQVCRSEHLVIREILNETRTTFLIAAGSSFKQTCPGGFPNVKWTFQASNTTAPRSSSPRPVMITSDKSIQIANIKSEDAGKYTCWASYCGDPSQKLLTINLSVTTEPSRSLTSNASQMLDGHATVTRGYISPTEFYKTAESKNLMPAIYGIAVPLACLILMALFILCLRSRMRAAFCFNPSCCDFNDKVEEESQVVYSSIVIRTPAKTRDSYMTRDSDCVYSEIKV; this is translated from the exons ATGATTTTCTCAGCCAAGACTCAGAAGGGCTGTATTTTGATTTTTCTTCAAATCTTTTGGAGTGCATACATTTTCTCAGGAAACG CCGCCACGCATCACCTTCGTTTCTGGCTGGGATGTCGAGCTGTGATACCTTGTCGTTGTTACAGCACTGACTCAGACTGTCTTACATGGTTTTACAAGAAGGATGAACTCAGTGCCAAAATCAAGCTATTCTTTCAAGATATGAAAGGAGTACAATACCACGGTGCCTCTCAATGCAGAGCATGTATCTCACAGAATCGCTCCTTGGTCATCAAACGTTTTGCTGAGGACAATCAGGGCACCTACTGGTGTGAAAATTGTAACCAAGTCTGCAGGAGTGAACATCTGGTCATCAGAG aaatTCTGAATGAAACTCGTACGACATTTTTGATCGCCGCAGGCAGCAGTTTCAAACAAACATGTCCTGGCGGATTTCCGAATGTAAAATGGACTTTCCAAGCAAGTAATACAACTGCTCCCAGGAGCTCATCACCAAGACCAGTTATGATAACTTCAGACAAGTCTATACAAATTGCAAATATCAAAAGTGAAGATGCTGGAAAATATACCTGCTGGGCAAGCTACTGTGGTGATCCAAGTCAGAAATTGCTTACTATCAATTTAAGCGTAACAACAG AGCCATCCAGGTCCTTAACTAGTAATGCAAGTCAAATGTTGGATGGACACGCTACAGTTACCAGAGGCTACATATCACCAACTGAGTTTTACAAAACAGCAG AGTCTAAGAACCTGATGCCAGCTATCTATGGAATAGCAGTTCCCCTTGCATGTCTCATTTTAATGGCTCTTTTTATTTTATGCTTGAGATCAAGAATGCGGGCAG CCTTTTGTTTTAACCCCTCTTGCTGTGACTTCAATGACAAA GTGGAAGAGGAGTCGCAAGTGGTTTATTCATCAATTGTCATCAGGACACCTGCTAAAACAAGAGACAGTTATATGACACGTGATAGTGATTGTGTTTACAGTGAAATAAAAGTATAG